From one Nitrospira sp. MA-1 genomic stretch:
- a CDS encoding DUF2442 domain-containing protein codes for MVTNEPRISTIEISDETITAQLTDGRMISVPLVWSWRLTNATPAQRKNFQIIGNGHGVHWPDVDEDISAIGMLEGLPARPVKHSV; via the coding sequence GTGGTCACGAATGAACCCAGAATATCCACGATAGAGATCTCGGATGAGACCATCACCGCGCAGTTAACTGACGGACGAATGATCAGTGTGCCCTTGGTATGGTCGTGGCGGTTAACCAATGCCACTCCTGCACAACGCAAGAACTTCCAAATTATTGGAAATGGCCATGGAGTGCACTGGCCTGATGTTGATGAAGACATTAGCGCTATCGGAATGCTCGAAGGCCTTCCCGCACGACCTGTCAAACATTCCGTCTAA
- a CDS encoding CBS domain-containing protein, with protein sequence MEIITTHLEADFDGLASMVAAKKLYPEAQLVLPAGAQSRERAYLAEHHFSFTALSSLNIPDITRLILVDAQHQDRLGPLEKALKNQHISVHIYDHHPMESTNPLLPRADHCQVDSVGATITLLCEELQTRALTWTPEEATLFAIALYEETGQFVYRNTTPRDFQLGAVLVQTGADLNQVTKYIARPWTPPQLELFHALLQSAQTLDLGHRRILLITLTWPDYVQDMAPIVQQLAQLHGADAIIAAVAMEGKVQIIGRSRHPDMDMNQITQAFGGGGHTMAAAASIKKLTIVEVEQKIRTLLQEQARTWLPIKRLMTTPVRTVDLNTTIKQTERLMTQYEVNALPVVNDKGGFMGLATRESVQKALYHKLTTHPIDHIMLRDIFLATPATPFDEVEQQMIERNQRIVPVLDHDQVVGIFSRTDLLRAMHQALPSQEGDGERSDKPVSLAATVPSNTLRTSNLHKQLATRLPPPLLALLQTIEKLADTQDVAAFLVGGFVRDFLMNIPNFDLDVVIEGDGIRFGKALAQELKAEWTIHERFGTVSIALPKTLNIPQMHHLDIATARTEYYEYPTALPTVERSSIKKDLYRRDFTINALAIRLNRTPGELLDFFGGRRDLKDRIVRVLHSLSFVEDPTRVFRAIRFEQRFGFQISKETQHFIQQAETMELFHRLSGTRLGNELIHILEEPEPAKGIQRLSQFKLFPFIHPKLQWKEPAPTLFASGEKILAWHEVESARSGTERWLLYALAWFESLGKTELIKTWKRLGFPQRTTATVGEFLQAQSTLIRTLNRKHLAPSEIYDLLTPWPKELVLFLMAKAQSKPTIHAAMERIRDYLTTFQHIAITLTGHDLEDMGLPKGPAYRRVLDRIFKAKLDSLVATQEDEYRLAKTFIAQETASGSHSKSPSVVRKGGGR encoded by the coding sequence ATGGAAATTATTACCACGCATCTCGAGGCGGATTTCGATGGCCTCGCCTCAATGGTGGCCGCCAAAAAGCTCTACCCGGAGGCACAACTCGTCCTCCCGGCGGGAGCCCAATCCCGGGAGCGGGCCTATCTCGCTGAGCATCACTTTTCCTTCACGGCACTTTCGAGTCTGAACATTCCGGATATCACCCGCCTGATATTAGTTGATGCCCAGCATCAGGACCGATTGGGACCGCTTGAAAAAGCTCTTAAAAATCAACACATTTCAGTTCATATTTATGACCATCACCCCATGGAGTCCACCAATCCCCTACTCCCGCGGGCAGACCACTGCCAAGTGGATTCAGTGGGGGCCACCATCACACTCCTCTGCGAGGAACTTCAAACCAGAGCACTCACATGGACACCTGAGGAAGCCACCTTATTCGCCATAGCCCTGTATGAGGAGACCGGTCAATTCGTCTACCGGAATACCACGCCCCGTGATTTCCAACTCGGGGCGGTCCTCGTGCAAACAGGAGCCGATTTAAACCAGGTCACCAAGTACATCGCGCGTCCCTGGACGCCCCCGCAACTGGAATTATTTCATGCATTGTTGCAATCGGCGCAAACACTGGACCTCGGGCATCGGAGGATTCTGCTCATCACCCTCACCTGGCCGGACTATGTGCAGGACATGGCGCCGATTGTTCAACAACTGGCGCAATTACATGGTGCCGATGCCATCATCGCCGCTGTCGCCATGGAAGGCAAGGTACAAATCATCGGGCGCAGCCGCCATCCCGACATGGATATGAATCAGATCACCCAGGCCTTTGGTGGTGGCGGACACACCATGGCTGCCGCCGCCAGCATTAAGAAACTCACCATCGTCGAGGTGGAACAGAAAATCCGCACCCTTTTGCAGGAACAAGCCAGAACCTGGCTTCCCATCAAGCGTCTCATGACGACTCCTGTCAGGACGGTGGACCTTAACACCACGATCAAACAGACGGAACGCCTCATGACGCAATACGAAGTCAATGCCCTCCCGGTTGTGAATGACAAGGGCGGCTTCATGGGGCTCGCCACAAGGGAATCCGTGCAAAAAGCCTTGTATCATAAACTGACCACCCATCCCATTGATCACATCATGTTGAGAGATATCTTTCTGGCTACACCCGCCACGCCGTTTGACGAGGTCGAACAGCAAATGATCGAGCGGAATCAGCGGATCGTCCCGGTATTGGATCACGACCAGGTCGTTGGCATATTTAGCCGGACCGATTTGCTTCGAGCCATGCACCAGGCGCTCCCTTCGCAGGAAGGCGACGGCGAGCGCTCTGACAAACCGGTTTCACTCGCCGCGACGGTCCCCTCGAATACGTTGCGGACCTCCAATCTCCACAAACAATTGGCAACCCGTTTACCTCCGCCCCTTCTGGCCCTCCTCCAGACCATCGAAAAGCTCGCCGACACACAGGATGTCGCCGCCTTCCTCGTTGGCGGATTCGTCCGGGATTTTCTGATGAATATTCCCAATTTCGATCTGGACGTGGTCATCGAAGGTGACGGCATTCGTTTTGGGAAAGCCCTGGCGCAAGAACTCAAAGCGGAATGGACCATTCATGAGCGATTTGGCACCGTCTCGATCGCACTCCCCAAGACTCTCAATATTCCACAGATGCATCACCTGGACATTGCCACGGCTCGAACGGAATATTATGAATATCCCACCGCGCTACCGACCGTGGAACGCAGTTCAATAAAAAAAGACCTCTACCGGCGGGATTTCACCATCAATGCCCTGGCCATTCGCTTAAACCGGACGCCCGGTGAACTCCTGGACTTTTTCGGGGGCCGGCGGGACCTCAAGGATAGAATCGTTCGGGTCCTACACAGCCTCAGCTTCGTGGAAGATCCCACCCGGGTCTTTCGGGCCATTCGCTTCGAACAGCGGTTCGGTTTCCAGATCAGTAAGGAAACGCAGCATTTCATTCAACAGGCCGAAACCATGGAACTGTTTCACCGGCTCTCCGGCACACGATTAGGGAATGAACTGATCCATATTCTAGAGGAACCCGAGCCGGCCAAAGGCATCCAGCGATTGAGTCAATTTAAACTCTTCCCCTTCATTCATCCCAAGCTGCAATGGAAAGAACCGGCTCCGACGCTCTTTGCATCCGGAGAAAAAATCCTGGCCTGGCATGAGGTGGAAAGCGCCAGATCAGGAACCGAGCGATGGCTGCTCTATGCCCTGGCCTGGTTCGAATCATTGGGCAAAACCGAATTGATCAAAACCTGGAAACGATTGGGATTCCCACAACGAACCACCGCAACCGTCGGAGAGTTCTTACAGGCCCAGTCCACGTTGATAAGGACCCTCAACAGAAAGCACCTGGCTCCTTCAGAAATCTACGATCTCCTCACGCCATGGCCGAAGGAACTCGTGTTGTTTCTCATGGCCAAGGCGCAAAGTAAGCCGACAATTCATGCGGCCATGGAACGGATCCGGGATTATCTCACCACGTTCCAACATATCGCCATCACCTTAACCGGCCATGACCTGGAAGACATGGGCCTTCCCAAAGGTCCAGCGTATCGCCGGGTGCTCGATCGCATCTTCAAGGCCAAACTGGATAGCCTGGTGGCCACACAGGAAGATGAATATCGCCTTGCCAAAACCTTCATTGCACAAGAAACCGCTTCAGGAAGCCACTCCAAATCCCCTTCCGTTGTTAGGAAAGGCGGTGGGAGGTAG
- a CDS encoding MFS transporter, producing MHQLSSPPPPSRIRWRILLLLLLISIITYIDRVNISVTARQMMPALGLTDLQMGQIFSAFVFGYALFQIPGGWLGDRWGPRRVLTFALIWWSIFTALTAVAPTLPLANLIGIMGSLMVVRFLIGIGEAAALPNFNRAVANWHPPNERGLGIGITIGGIGLGSALTPPITAWIMVNYGWQTAFYVAGGLGIGIALLWYWYATDHPRQHAHVNNAEAELIEGPESLPDPPAPLEGRSGKAWGTVHDVFTEFETREGRPPASQAKGNGTGGKKDNPNTTTPTRTGRKSEPAPIHKSKTTTVPWKAILTTPTVWWLTLSYTCLGYVAYVYMSWFYLYLVNVRGFAILQGAFFASAPFIAMAIFCPLGGWVTDRLTEQYGVNHGRAWVGGAGMILAALSIIIGANIEAPYVAIGFLSLGAGWLYFTVGPFWSSTTDLSKPYAGTLSGLMNTGANLGGTLSPTLTPWLADTFGWSVSLGIAALIALLGGLCWIRIRPGMGIRS from the coding sequence ATGCACCAGCTATCATCGCCCCCCCCACCGTCTCGCATCCGCTGGCGAATTCTTCTTCTGCTCCTCCTCATCAGCATTATCACTTACATCGACCGGGTGAATATTTCCGTCACCGCCCGCCAAATGATGCCGGCACTCGGTCTCACCGACCTTCAAATGGGTCAGATCTTTTCGGCCTTTGTCTTTGGCTACGCCCTCTTTCAAATTCCCGGTGGCTGGTTGGGCGATCGCTGGGGACCACGTCGCGTATTGACCTTCGCCCTCATCTGGTGGTCGATCTTCACAGCCCTGACAGCCGTCGCTCCCACGCTCCCGCTGGCCAACCTGATCGGGATTATGGGCTCACTCATGGTCGTGCGATTCCTCATCGGTATCGGCGAAGCCGCTGCGCTGCCCAATTTCAATCGAGCCGTCGCAAACTGGCATCCTCCGAATGAACGGGGCTTAGGCATTGGCATCACCATTGGAGGGATCGGCCTGGGCTCAGCCCTCACGCCACCTATCACTGCCTGGATCATGGTCAATTATGGGTGGCAAACGGCCTTCTATGTCGCAGGCGGATTGGGCATTGGCATCGCACTCTTGTGGTACTGGTATGCAACCGATCATCCCCGGCAACATGCACATGTCAACAACGCCGAGGCGGAACTGATCGAAGGACCGGAATCGCTACCCGACCCTCCTGCTCCCTTGGAAGGTCGATCCGGCAAGGCCTGGGGAACGGTCCATGATGTGTTCACCGAATTCGAAACACGTGAAGGACGGCCTCCAGCTTCACAGGCGAAAGGCAACGGGACCGGTGGGAAGAAGGACAACCCCAACACCACTACCCCAACACGGACAGGAAGGAAAAGCGAACCAGCACCCATTCACAAATCAAAGACGACCACCGTTCCCTGGAAAGCCATCCTCACCACACCCACCGTCTGGTGGCTCACGCTCAGCTACACCTGTCTCGGCTATGTCGCCTATGTCTATATGTCCTGGTTCTATCTCTACCTCGTCAACGTGAGAGGGTTTGCCATCCTCCAAGGCGCCTTCTTTGCCTCGGCGCCGTTCATCGCGATGGCCATCTTCTGCCCATTAGGGGGATGGGTCACGGATCGTCTCACCGAACAATACGGGGTCAATCATGGGCGCGCGTGGGTGGGAGGAGCAGGAATGATTCTGGCCGCGCTCTCCATCATCATCGGCGCCAACATCGAAGCGCCCTATGTCGCAATCGGCTTCCTCTCGCTCGGCGCGGGGTGGCTCTACTTCACCGTCGGCCCGTTCTGGTCCTCGACCACGGACTTATCCAAACCCTACGCCGGCACCCTCTCAGGCCTCATGAACACCGGTGCCAACCTGGGTGGGACTCTCTCGCCAACATTGACGCCATGGCTGGCGGACACGTTCGGCTGGTCGGTCTCTCTCGGCATCGCCGCCTTAATTGCCCTACTCGGTGGACTGTGCTGGATCCGCATTCGTCCGGGAATGGGAATAAGATCTTAA
- a CDS encoding transglutaminase family protein, whose translation MQRYKILHRTYYNFSGAVTLGPHHLRLRPREDYDLHIESLNLKLTPPATLLWHRDVEGNSVATATFDSPANQLVVESEVMIQQFNEAPLDFLVADYAVAYPFTYQPDDRIMLLPYMAYPEQNTKDRLTEWMANFWKPEEPIQTYTLLQRLGTHINQTLSYRVREEPGVQTVGQTLEYGTGSCRDFALLFMEAARCLGLAARFVSGYLHAPPSATDYGATHAWAEVYLPGAGWKGFDPTGGTMAGTDHIAVAVARLPESVPPIEGSFVGPPGSTLHVGVWVTKCE comes from the coding sequence ATGCAGCGCTATAAAATTCTTCATCGGACGTATTATAATTTTTCGGGTGCGGTGACACTTGGACCGCATCATTTGCGTTTGCGTCCGAGAGAAGACTATGACCTGCACATTGAGTCGTTAAATTTGAAGCTCACACCGCCTGCGACCCTGCTCTGGCATCGGGATGTAGAAGGCAATTCGGTGGCCACTGCCACCTTCGATAGTCCTGCTAATCAACTTGTGGTTGAGAGCGAAGTCATGATCCAGCAATTCAATGAGGCTCCACTCGACTTTCTCGTCGCCGACTACGCTGTCGCTTACCCGTTTACCTATCAACCCGATGACCGGATCATGCTGCTGCCCTACATGGCATATCCCGAGCAAAACACCAAAGATCGACTGACTGAATGGATGGCGAACTTTTGGAAACCGGAAGAACCGATTCAGACGTACACGCTCCTGCAGCGCCTTGGCACCCACATCAACCAAACCCTATCCTATCGAGTACGGGAAGAACCTGGCGTTCAAACGGTGGGGCAGACACTGGAATACGGCACCGGCTCATGCCGGGACTTTGCCTTGCTCTTTATGGAAGCGGCGCGGTGCTTAGGTCTCGCTGCGCGCTTTGTCAGCGGGTATCTCCACGCACCACCATCAGCAACCGATTATGGCGCCACCCATGCCTGGGCCGAGGTCTACCTGCCAGGGGCTGGGTGGAAGGGGTTTGATCCCACTGGTGGAACCATGGCCGGAACCGATCATATTGCCGTGGCCGTCGCAAGATTGCCCGAATCCGTTCCGCCCATCGAGGGATCGTTCGTTGGCCCTCCAGGTTCAACTCTTCATGTCGGCGTCTGGGTCACGAAGTGTGAATAA
- a CDS encoding SUMF1/EgtB/PvdO family nonheme iron enzyme yields MNPKVVQTIRTDEKHRTLTSSNRVRGHSWIRVPFIPRIMALFIFLLFPGLVYATEIEEFKRGVVKITALVNGQPSVGTGFIVRLDKDAAYIVTAAHVIFGDSTPQVWFFPLPHQSFASQVLGIDGTNENGLATLRVSEPLPGGLVALPLDQTTQASGGETITFIGFPPNLAPWTVSTGNISGRKGPHLMFQALVEEGHSGGPLLLDGKVIGVVTDAQGRLGYAVPTPILSIALKGWHVEPSGDDSFSLEISGKDGAPMVRIPAGQFETNIESRSGTGDMTEGSRYTIYVEEFFIDKYEVTIERYGKFLQVTGRTAPEYWDHIKMPQDANRPVVGVTWPEAKAYCHWAKKRLPTEDEWEKSARGTDGRMYPWGNEPPTSQYTNFAKFGDFDVSKLSPVGTFEKDRSPYGGYDFAGNVSEWTADSWNELRNPDRDADKTVAGSPKVLRGGAWNATDEYLRVALRSSASPTHTDVGLGFRCAQNPDTPP; encoded by the coding sequence GTGAACCCAAAGGTTGTCCAAACAATCAGAACAGACGAGAAGCACCGAACACTGACATCCTCCAATAGGGTGCGGGGCCATTCATGGATACGGGTACCTTTTATCCCCCGCATCATGGCCCTCTTTATCTTCCTGCTCTTTCCCGGTCTTGTTTACGCCACGGAGATTGAAGAGTTCAAAAGGGGCGTCGTCAAAATTACTGCACTGGTAAATGGGCAACCAAGTGTCGGGACGGGATTTATCGTGAGGCTCGACAAGGACGCCGCCTACATCGTGACTGCCGCACATGTGATTTTTGGAGATAGCACGCCACAGGTGTGGTTCTTTCCTCTTCCTCATCAATCGTTTGCCTCACAGGTGTTAGGCATCGATGGCACAAATGAGAATGGGTTGGCCACATTGCGTGTTTCCGAACCCCTTCCTGGTGGACTCGTGGCTCTTCCGCTTGATCAGACCACCCAGGCATCCGGGGGAGAAACCATTACCTTCATCGGATTTCCACCGAATCTCGCTCCCTGGACCGTCTCAACCGGAAATATCAGCGGGAGAAAAGGACCACACCTGATGTTTCAGGCGTTAGTGGAGGAAGGTCATTCGGGCGGCCCCCTTCTGCTTGATGGCAAAGTGATCGGTGTCGTGACAGACGCTCAGGGACGCCTGGGGTATGCGGTACCCACACCGATCTTGTCCATCGCGTTGAAAGGATGGCATGTGGAGCCATCGGGAGACGACTCGTTTTCCCTGGAGATTTCAGGCAAAGACGGTGCACCGATGGTACGGATCCCTGCAGGACAGTTTGAAACGAATATAGAATCACGCTCAGGAACGGGGGACATGACCGAAGGGAGTCGATATACCATCTATGTCGAAGAATTCTTCATCGACAAGTATGAGGTCACCATTGAACGGTATGGGAAATTTCTCCAAGTCACCGGTCGGACCGCGCCGGAATACTGGGATCACATCAAGATGCCTCAGGATGCCAATCGTCCTGTCGTCGGTGTGACATGGCCGGAGGCCAAAGCCTACTGCCATTGGGCCAAGAAGAGATTACCGACCGAAGATGAATGGGAGAAAAGCGCACGAGGCACAGACGGACGCATGTATCCATGGGGCAATGAACCTCCGACGAGCCAATACACGAATTTCGCCAAATTTGGTGACTTTGACGTGTCAAAACTTTCTCCGGTCGGGACATTCGAAAAGGATAGAAGTCCCTATGGAGGGTACGACTTTGCCGGAAATGTGAGTGAGTGGACGGCAGATAGCTGGAATGAATTGCGGAATCCAGACCGTGATGCGGATAAGACCGTCGCGGGTTCCCCAAAAGTTCTACGAGGTGGAGCATGGAACGCGACGGACGAATATTTGAGGGTGGCATTGCGCTCTTCTGCTTCACCAACCCACACGGATGTAGGTCTTGGTTTCCGCTGCGCTCAAAACCCGGATACGCCCCCATGA
- a CDS encoding pentapeptide repeat-containing protein has translation MKLRGVNYCLLIALLLVLPGLSPINAEACRLLPIPPGSENVFWVHVEGPCLPGEEEALAVKGADLFGALLQGKRIDLDHVLVVDPIMLDLLPQQTLSEYPAIPPAVRQRLQEQGVTAVRVIPEAVSIRHSRFEKVLATNLVEGALLVLGPVDFTGTVFQQSIDLSKTVFVGPVTFLNARVDFEGFFIGSQFTQGADFSYVTFGTHSRFHQARFWDRVTFADAHFTGVAEFLEVEFQQTADFSRSVFASGTGFSGSVFRGPADFSAIAAAQEIYFRFTEFRESVTFVNAQIHSVVDFTNARFDGAQDFAGVEFRTLPELSGSNLPLNVASVQNVRSLSSQVGIFLGLVILVLCYLWFTKEKKSA, from the coding sequence ATGAAATTGCGGGGCGTGAATTATTGTCTGCTGATTGCCTTGCTGCTCGTCCTGCCGGGGCTGTCTCCTATCAATGCCGAGGCTTGCCGTCTTCTTCCAATTCCTCCGGGAAGCGAAAATGTTTTCTGGGTGCATGTTGAGGGACCTTGTTTGCCTGGAGAAGAGGAAGCCTTGGCCGTAAAGGGGGCTGATCTTTTTGGTGCTCTCCTGCAGGGAAAACGCATTGATCTTGACCACGTGTTGGTGGTTGATCCGATAATGCTTGATCTCCTGCCGCAACAAACCCTTTCGGAATATCCCGCCATTCCCCCTGCAGTGAGGCAGCGCCTGCAAGAGCAGGGTGTCACTGCGGTTCGCGTCATTCCAGAGGCTGTTTCCATCAGGCATTCTCGTTTCGAAAAAGTGCTTGCCACCAATCTGGTCGAAGGTGCTCTCCTGGTCCTGGGACCGGTAGATTTCACGGGAACCGTCTTTCAGCAATCCATTGATCTTTCTAAGACTGTGTTTGTGGGTCCGGTAACATTTTTAAACGCGCGTGTGGATTTTGAAGGGTTTTTTATTGGATCGCAATTTACCCAAGGCGCGGATTTCTCTTACGTCACTTTTGGGACACATTCCCGTTTTCACCAGGCTCGATTTTGGGATCGTGTCACCTTTGCCGATGCTCATTTCACCGGAGTTGCGGAGTTTTTGGAAGTCGAGTTCCAGCAGACGGCAGATTTCTCCCGATCGGTTTTTGCCAGTGGGACAGGCTTTTCAGGGTCGGTATTTAGAGGACCTGCCGATTTTTCAGCCATCGCGGCTGCTCAGGAAATCTATTTTCGGTTCACCGAATTTCGAGAGTCGGTGACATTTGTTAATGCTCAAATTCACTCAGTGGTCGATTTTACGAACGCCAGGTTTGACGGAGCGCAGGATTTTGCAGGGGTAGAGTTCCGTACCCTGCCGGAATTAAGCGGGAGTAATCTCCCGCTTAATGTGGCGTCGGTTCAAAATGTCAGGAGCCTATCTAGTCAGGTGGGAATATTTTTGGGATTGGTCATTTTGGTGCTCTGTTACCTCTGGTTTACAAAAGAAAAGAAGTCCGCTTGA
- a CDS encoding YaiI/YqxD family protein yields the protein MPIWVDADACPKVIKEILFRAADRTAVLVTLVANRLLYTPPSPYISAIQVADGFDVADSEIVKRLEAGDLVITADIPLAAEVIAKGGHALDPRGEMHSPDTIQARLMMRDFMDTLRASGVDTGGPSSLSQRDRQLFAKHLDYYLTNLVKQEKEKD from the coding sequence ATGCCAATCTGGGTTGATGCCGATGCCTGCCCCAAGGTGATTAAAGAAATATTATTTCGTGCGGCGGACCGGACAGCGGTGCTGGTGACACTTGTCGCCAATCGCCTCCTGTATACCCCGCCATCTCCCTATATTTCGGCCATCCAAGTCGCCGATGGATTTGATGTGGCGGATTCCGAAATCGTCAAACGACTTGAGGCCGGCGACCTGGTGATCACCGCCGATATTCCGCTTGCCGCCGAGGTGATTGCCAAAGGTGGGCATGCGCTTGATCCGCGTGGGGAAATGCATTCACCCGACACGATTCAAGCCCGTCTCATGATGAGGGATTTTATGGATACACTTCGAGCCAGTGGAGTTGACACAGGCGGGCCGTCGTCCTTAAGCCAGAGGGACCGGCAATTATTCGCCAAACACCTCGACTACTATTTAACGAACCTTGTTAAACAGGAGAAAGAGAAGGACTAG
- a CDS encoding DUF4160 domain-containing protein: protein MPTVRGIEGPYRFFFYSFDCNEPKHVHVQRERHICKFWLEPISLAGNDGFAPHELNRIRKILLDQRDKIIEAWEEHCGHE from the coding sequence GTGCCAACTGTTCGAGGGATTGAAGGACCTTACCGATTTTTCTTTTATAGTTTTGACTGCAATGAACCCAAACATGTTCACGTCCAACGAGAGCGCCATATCTGCAAATTTTGGCTAGAACCAATTTCCTTGGCAGGTAATGATGGATTTGCGCCACATGAGTTAAATCGAATCCGAAAAATCCTGCTCGACCAGAGAGACAAAATAATCGAAGCCTGGGAGGAACATTGTGGTCACGAATGA
- a CDS encoding pentapeptide repeat-containing protein, protein MEADFYTGYQTPSKEEMEALCIEHEKWLHSNGHEGIRATLENLDLTKTHLNEISFSLYGKNLSKAFIENVNFTGSYLESVKLIEADLKRVIFESANLNKSTLVKAKCYDCSFDNSFILDANLGNSTFEKCRFKKAKLDGSDLRNSEFSQSNFEEASLLRAKLNESNFQDSNFEKVTGLLGSQLAGTNVSGAKIPEDIRKFEGLTRIEELSKKSGKLFILMLVGCLYSWLTVATTTDSQLFLNSKYYNLPIIQTAIPITPFFYVAPLILLGIYIWFHLYLQRLWEEMALLPAIFPDGKPLDQKVFPWLLSGFIRAYIPRLQTNLPDLFVLQFIASFLLAWCLTPFILSLFWVRVIPTHDGIFMSVLAAIFSIALGFGSYFFSLAGLTLSKTQNSPKILIISWILGISIFVLTDQVGLATLGITRTQPWPVIVLEPEEYKARQESRVTLDIPENLLWLTSISNAVLKISQKLGLRTYAEFHNEELSKIPDNWNNEINEISKVKGTYLGGKNLRFARAEGVFWVNSNFAATNLSYAYLFGVDLRKSDFERANLTRAFLNINLEEGKLTGANLTHAILMGGNYKKTDLRGTNLEKALIINTKMAESYLAGANFQSTTLVLVNFDEANFSGGYPRFKDPKNFPNFGFFDPVEGSANFSNATLRSVSFDKANLKGVAFSKTKLFDVDLSETLELTQEQIDEACVDKKTKLPVGIKRPDPCP, encoded by the coding sequence ATGGAGGCTGATTTTTACACAGGCTATCAAACACCTTCAAAAGAAGAGATGGAGGCCCTATGCATTGAGCATGAGAAATGGCTACATTCAAATGGACACGAGGGAATTCGAGCCACCTTAGAAAACCTTGACCTCACAAAAACTCACCTAAATGAAATTTCTTTTTCTTTGTACGGGAAAAATCTTTCCAAGGCATTTATAGAAAATGTCAACTTCACTGGCAGTTATCTTGAGAGCGTCAAACTGATTGAGGCAGATCTCAAAAGAGTGATTTTTGAAAGTGCCAATTTAAATAAATCAACCCTTGTGAAGGCAAAATGTTATGACTGTTCTTTCGATAATTCGTTCATACTTGACGCAAACCTTGGCAATTCCACTTTTGAGAAATGCCGTTTTAAAAAGGCAAAGCTTGACGGAAGCGATCTAAGGAATTCGGAGTTTTCCCAGAGTAATTTTGAAGAAGCCTCTTTGCTAAGAGCAAAGCTTAATGAATCTAATTTCCAGGACTCCAATTTTGAAAAAGTTACTGGGCTTCTTGGTAGCCAATTAGCTGGGACCAATGTTTCCGGCGCCAAAATCCCCGAAGACATTAGGAAATTTGAAGGCCTAACTCGAATTGAAGAACTCTCTAAAAAGTCTGGAAAACTTTTTATTTTAATGTTGGTGGGTTGTTTGTATTCGTGGTTAACTGTCGCCACCACTACGGATTCCCAATTATTTTTAAATTCAAAATATTACAATTTACCCATAATTCAAACTGCAATTCCCATTACACCATTCTTCTACGTGGCACCCCTCATTTTGCTAGGTATCTACATTTGGTTTCATTTATATTTACAACGCCTATGGGAAGAAATGGCACTTCTACCAGCCATCTTCCCGGATGGAAAGCCCTTGGATCAGAAGGTTTTCCCATGGCTGCTTAGTGGCTTCATTCGCGCCTATATCCCTCGATTGCAGACAAATCTCCCGGATTTGTTTGTTTTGCAATTTATTGCTTCTTTTTTACTTGCATGGTGCCTGACCCCTTTTATTCTTAGTCTTTTTTGGGTCCGAGTCATACCAACGCATGACGGGATTTTCATGTCTGTTTTGGCGGCAATATTCTCTATTGCCCTGGGATTTGGGAGTTATTTTTTTTCTTTAGCTGGTTTAACACTTAGCAAAACTCAAAACAGCCCTAAGATTCTCATCATAAGTTGGATTTTAGGAATTAGCATTTTTGTTCTCACGGACCAAGTTGGTTTAGCTACTTTAGGGATAACTCGAACCCAACCCTGGCCGGTTATTGTTTTGGAACCCGAGGAATATAAAGCACGCCAAGAAAGTCGAGTTACTCTTGATATTCCTGAAAACCTGCTCTGGCTTACCAGCATTAGTAATGCCGTCTTAAAAATTTCCCAAAAGCTTGGCCTCAGAACCTACGCAGAATTCCACAATGAAGAACTTTCAAAAATACCAGACAATTGGAATAATGAAATAAATGAAATATCAAAAGTTAAGGGCACTTACTTGGGCGGAAAAAATCTTCGTTTCGCCCGAGCAGAAGGAGTATTTTGGGTAAATTCTAATTTTGCAGCTACAAATTTAAGTTATGCTTATTTATTTGGCGTCGATCTGAGGAAATCTGATTTTGAAAGGGCAAATTTAACTAGAGCCTTTCTAAACATTAATCTTGAAGAAGGAAAATTAACGGGGGCAAACCTTACGCATGCGATTCTGATGGGTGGAAATTACAAAAAAACCGACCTACGAGGAACTAATTTAGAAAAGGCATTGATAATAAATACCAAAATGGCAGAATCATATTTGGCAGGAGCCAACTTCCAATCTACAACTCTTGTTTTGGTTAATTTTGATGAAGCTAACTTTTCAGGTGGATATCCAAGGTTCAAAGATCCGAAAAACTTTCCAAACTTTGGCTTCTTTGATCCGGTGGAAGGAAGTGCTAATTTTTCAAATGCCACCCTTCGGAGCGTGAGTTTTGATAAGGCCAATTTAAAGGGCGTTGCATTTTCAAAAACAAAACTTTTTGATGTCGATTTAAGTGAGACCCTTGAGCTAACGCAAGAACAAATTGACGAAGCCTGTGTCGATAAAAAAACAAAATTGCCCGTGGGGATTAAACGCCCAGATCCTTGTCCTTAA